From one Triticum urartu cultivar G1812 chromosome 3, Tu2.1, whole genome shotgun sequence genomic stretch:
- the LOC125547546 gene encoding G-type lectin S-receptor-like serine/threonine-protein kinase SD2-5 — MAATATSVTLLLLFLLLLPVVSTTTAVTFNITNRCSYTVWPAAMLLDDDNWPVGGGGMRLDQGKTWTLNMADDISSGDIWARTGCSFDSKGNGSCQTGDCSGLLACKNRGEPPFTTADFALNQHGSNTFFDISLRNGFNVPMEFLPVPDKGQGLGCSKGPRCVADITSQCPSKLKAPGGCNSPCHVWNNQVVHCCTGSHCEPTKYSAFFERMCPQALSFSNHAPKETDFSCPTGVNYQVVFCPPINLASSPAPSPPNSTAIGPSSTGPSSKKVDTVVSIAITGSVVSFILTTAFILFVVHRRLTRRCHEMEEEEAEFGKLQGTPMRFTFQQLEVATEQFKDKLGEGGFGSVYKGRLGEERIAVKRLDRAGQGKSEFLAEVQTIGSIHHINLVRLFGFCAEKSHKLLVYEYMPKGSLDKWIYCRHDNTAPPLQWRVRCRIITNIAKGLSYLHEDCMKRIAHLDVKPQNILIDDDFNAKISDFGLCKLIDRDMSQVVTRMRGTPGYLAPEWLTSHITEKADVYSFGVVVMEIVSGRKNLDTCRSEESIHLITLLEEKVKNGQFVDLIDKNSNDMQAHEQDVIQMMKLAMWCLQIDCKRRPKMSEVVKVLEGTMDAESNIDHNFVATHQANFGIAGNVTSSAPPLASHLSGPR, encoded by the coding sequence ATGGCAGCCACGGCTACCTCTGTaactctcctcctcctcttcctcctcctcctgccagTCGTAAGCACTACCACCGCCGTCACGTTTAACATCACCAACCGATGTTCCTACACCGTGTGGCCGGCGGCTATGCTACTGGACGATGACAACTGGCCAGTGGGCGGCGGCGGCATGCGGCTGGACCAAGGGAAGACATGGACCCTCAACATGGCTGATGACATCAGTAGCGGGGACATCTGGGcacgaacaggctgctcattcgACAGCAAAGGCAACGGGTCGTGCCAGACAGGTGACTGCAGCGGCCTGCTCGCCTGCAAGAACCGTGGTGAGCCGCCCTTCACAACTGCTGATTTTGCGCTCAACCAGCATGGCAGCAACACTTTCTTCGATATCTCACTCCGCAACGGCTTCAACGTACCCATGGAGTTCCTGCCAGTGCCGGACAAGGGGCAAGGACTAGGGTGCAGCAAGGGGCCACGCTGCGTGGCCGACATCACGTCGCAGTGTCCAAGCAAGCTCAAGGCGCCGGGAGGCTGCAACAGCCCATGTCATGTGTGGAACAATCAGGTCGTGCACTGCTGCACCGGATCCCACTGTGAACCCACCAAATATTCGGCCTTCTTTGAGCGGATGTGCCCGCAAGCATTAAGCTTCTCCAACCATGCTCCCAAAGAAACCGACTTCAGTTGCCCGACAGGAGTCAACTACCAGGTAGTCTTCTGCCCCCCGATCAATCTAGCATCTTCGCCGGCTCCAAGTCCTCCTAATTCAACTGCTATTGGGCCATCAAGCACAGGACCCTCATCCAAAAAAGTAGACACAGTTGTTTCAATTGCAATTACAGGGTCTGTAGTCAGTTTCATTTTAACTACCGCATTCATCCTTTTCGTCGTACATCGAAGACTGACACGACGATGCCATGAGATGGAGGAAGAGGAGGCAGAGTTCGGTAAGCTGCAAGGAACACCGATGAGGTTCACGTTTCAACAGTTAGAAGTGGCAACCGAGCAATTCAAAGACAAGCTTGGGGAAGGAGGATTTGGGTCTGTTTACAAGGGACGGCTAGGTGAGGAAAGGATTGCGGTAAAACGTTTGGATCGAGCTGGACAGGGAAAGAGCGAATTCTTGGCAGAGGTTCAGACAATCGGCAGCATTCATCATATCAATCTGGTGAGGCTGTTTGGTTTCTGCGCTGAGAAATCCCATAAGCTCTTGGTTTATGAGTATATGCCAAAAGGATCATTGGACAAGTGGATCTACTGTAGACATGACAATACTGCTCCACCATTACAATGGAGGGTGCGATGCAGGATTATTACTAACATAGCTAAGGGTCTCTCTTATCTTCATGAGGACTGCATGAAGAGAATTGCTCATTTGGATGTCAAACCACAAAATATCCTAATAGATGACGACTTCAATGCTAAAATTTCTGATTTTGGTCTGTGTAAGCTCATTGATAGGGATATGAGCCAAGTGGTTACTAGAATGAGAGGCACACCTGGATATTTAGCCCCTGAATGGTTGACATCACATATCACGGAGAAGGCCGATGTCTATAGTTTCGGCGTGGTGGTCATGGAAATCGTCAGTGGAAGAAAGAACCTTGACACTTGCCGGTCCGAAGAGAGCATCCATCTTATTACCCTATTGGAAGAAAAGGTGAAGAACGGTCAGTTTGTAGATTTGATTGACAAGAACAGTAATGACATGCAAGCACACGAGCAGGATGTAATTCAGATGATGAAGCTAGCAATGTGGTGTTTGCAAATCGATTGCAAAAGAAGGCCTAAAATGTCCGAGGTAGTGAAGGTCTTGGAAGGTACCATGGATGCAGAGAGCAATATAGATCACAACTTTGTTGCAACACACCAAGCGAATTTTGGCATTGCTGGAAATGTGACCTCCTCGGCTCCACCTCTAGCCTCACATCTATCAGGCCCCAGGTGA